One window of Vespula pensylvanica isolate Volc-1 chromosome 15, ASM1446617v1, whole genome shotgun sequence genomic DNA carries:
- the LOC122634693 gene encoding phosphomannomutase 2: MSKKIICLFDIDGTLTEPRQPIKSNVEKFLLTILKKDFDIAVVSGSDLNKIKEQLGNENIFEKYKYIFAENGLVSFRDGNLLPSQTIQSIIGEDVLQDVINFSLKYISELKLPFKRGTFIEFRTGMLNISPVGRNCTKEEREQFYEYDIENQVRQKFIQALKKEFPNLALTYSIGGQISFDVFPIGWDKTYCLRHIQGYEEIHFFGDKTALGGNDHEIYESDLTVGHRVTGPEDTINQLNILITLVKENKEKEQIAIPMQCV; the protein is encoded by the exons ATGTCGAAAAAAATCATATGTTTATTTGATATAGATGGCACATTAACTGAACCAAGACAA CCAATCAAGAGCAATGTtgagaaatttcttttgactattttgaaaaaagattttgataTTGCCGTAGTTAGTGGATCAGATTTGAATAAAATCAAGGAACAACTTggtaatgaaaatatatttgagaaatataaatacatttttgcaGAAAATGGTCTTGTTTCTTTCAGGGATGGCAATTTATTACCATCACAG ACAATTCAAAGTATAATTGGAGAAGATGTACTACAAgatgtaataaatttctcattaaaatatatatcagaaCTCAAACTACCATTTAAACGTGGAACTTTCATAGAGTTTAGAACTGGCATGCTCAACATTTCACCAGTTGGACGTAATTGTACAAAGGAAGAACGTGAACAATTTTATGAATATGACATAGAAAATCAAGTGCGCCAAAAATTTATACAAGCACTTAAGAAAGAATTTCCTAATTTAGCCTTGACATATAGCATAG gTGGACAAATATCTTTTGACGTGTTCCCAATTGGTTGGGATAAAACATATTGTTTAAGGCATATACAAGGCTACGAAGAAATACACTTTTTTGGTGATAAAACAGCTCTTGGTGGCAATGATCATGAGATTTATGAAAGTGATTTAACTGTTGGACATCGTGTAACTGGTCCTGAAGATACGATTAATCAACTAAATATCCTTATAACTCTTgttaaagagaataaagaaaaggaacaaatagCAATACCAATGCAATGTGTATAA